From a single Brassica napus cultivar Da-Ae chromosome C9, Da-Ae, whole genome shotgun sequence genomic region:
- the LOC106408172 gene encoding protein ADP-ribosyltransferase PARP3 isoform X1, giving the protein MKVHETRSHAHMSSDEQKKGNMRKHKAEGKLPEAEQSPKKAKSEKDSVNGTGDEYKEFCKAVEENLSVDQIKEVLETNGQDCSAPEETLLAQCQDLLFYGALDKCPLCGGNLICDNEKRFVCGGEISEWCSCVFSTKSPPRKEEPIKLPDSVLNSAISDLIKKHQDPKTRPKRELSSDKPFAGMMISLMGRLTRTHQYWKNKIEKHGGKVSNSVKGVTCLVVSPAERERGGSSKLVEAMEQGLPVVSEAWLIDSIEKQEAQPLEAYDVVSDLSVEGKGIPWDKQDQSEEAIESLSAELKMFGKRGVYKDTKLEENGGKIFEKDGLLYNCAFSLCDLGKGRNEYCIMQLVTVPESNLNMYFKRGKVGDDPNAEERLEEWEDEEEAIKEFARLFEEITGNEFEPWEREKKIQKKPHKFFPIDMDDGIDVRSGALGLRQLGVASAHCKLDSFVANFLKVVCGQEIYKYALMELGLDPPDLPMGMLTDIHLKRCEEVLLEFVEKLKTTKESGQKAEAMWADFSSRWFSLMHSTRPMRLHDFNELADHAASAFETVRDINTASRLVGDMRGDTLDDPLSDRYNKLGCKISVVDKESEDYKMIVKYLETTYEPVKVSDVAYSATVVNVFAVESKAIPSLDDIKKLPNKVLLWCGSRSSNLLRHIYKGFLPAVCSLPVPGYMFGRAIVCSDAAAEAARYGFTAVDRPEGFLVLAVASLGEEVKEFTSPPEDTKTLEEKKVGVKGLGRKKTEESEHFMWRDDIKVPCGKLVPSEHKDSPLEYNEYAVYDPKQTSIRFLVEVKYEEKGTEIVDVEPE; this is encoded by the exons ATGAAGGTGCACGAGACAAGATCTCACGCTCACATGTCTAGCGACGAGCAGAAG AAGGGAAACATGCGGAAGCACAAAGCAGAAGGGAAGCTTCCCGAAGCAGAACAATCTCCAAAGAAGGCAAAGTCAGAAAAGGATTCCGTCAACGGCACCGGAGATGAGTATAAGGAGTTTTGCAAAGCGGTGGAGGAGAATCTGTCCGTTGATCAGATTAAAGAAGTTCTTGAAACCAACGGTCAGGATTGTTCTGCTCCGGAAGAGACCTTGCTAGCTCAATG CCAAGATTTGCTGTTCTATGGGGCTTTAGATAAATGTCCTTTATGCGGAGGTAATCTGATATGCGACAATGAGAAGAGATTCGTATGTGGAGGTGAGATTAGTGAATGGTGTAGCTGCGTGTTCAGCACGAAAAGTCCTCCCAGGAAAGAGGAGCCAATTAAACTTCCTGATTCCGTCTTGAACTCTGCTATATCTGAC CTAATCAAGAAACACCAAGATCCCAAAACTCGACCTAAAAGAGAGTTAAGCTCTGATAAACCATTCGCAGGAATGATGATTTCTCTCATGGGACGTCTCACCAGAACACAT CAATATTGGAAGAACAAGATAGAGAAACACGGTGGGAAAGTCTCCAACTCTGTTAAAGGGGTGACATGTCTGGTGGTTTCACCTGCTGAAAGAGAACGTGGTGGTTCTTCAAAACTGGTGGAAGCAAT GGAACAAGGTCTACCAGTTGTGAGTGAAGCTTGGCTGATCGATAGCATTGAAAAACAAGAAGCTCAGCCACTGGAAGCATATGACGTGGTCAGTGATCTCTCAGTGGAAGGGAAAGGAATCCCGTGGGACAAGCAAGATCAAAGCGAGGAAGCAATTGAATCCTTATCAGCCGAG CTAAAAATGTTTGGGAAGAGAGGTGTCTACAAGGACACAAAGCTCGAGGAGAATGGTGGAAAGATCTTTGAAAAGGACGGGCTCTTGTATAACTGTGCATTCTCACTATGCGACTTAGGGAAAGGGCGTAATGAGTATTGTATCATGCAGCTAGTCACGGTGCCTGAAAGCAACTTGAACATGTACTTCAAGAGAGGAAAAGTAGGAGATGATCCAAATGCAGAAGAGCGGCTCGAGGAGTgggaggatgaagaagaggcCATCAAAGAGTTCGCAAGGCTGTTCGAGGAGATAACAGGGAATGAGTTCGAGCCATGGGAACGTGAGAAGAAAATTCAGAAGAAGCCTCATAAGTTCTTCCCCATTGATATG GATGATGGAATCGATGTGAGAAGTGGAGCACTTGGACTAAGGCAGCTCGGTGTTGCTTCAGCTCATTGCAAGCTTGATTCGTTTGTTGCAAACTTTCTTAAAGTTGTCTGTGGTCAAGAGATCTACAA ATATGCATTGATGGAGCTTGGTTTAGATCCGCCTGATCTTCCTATGGGAATGCTAACTGATATCCACTTGAAACGAT GCGAGGAGGTGTTACTCGAGTTTGTTGAGAAGCTGAAGACAACAAAGGAGTCTGGTCAGAAAGCTGAAGCAATGTGGGCGGATTTTAGCTCACGTTGGTTCTCTTTGATGCACAGCACAAGACCAATGCGATTGCACGACTTCAATGAACTCGCAGATCAT GCTGCGTCTGCTTTCGAGACAGTGAGGGACATAAACACAGCCTCACGTTTGGTAGGGGACATGAGAGGAGACACACTTGACGACCCACTGTCTGATCGGTACAACAAACTTGGCTGCAAAATCTCTGTGGTTGACAAAGAGTCGGAAGATTATAAAATGATTGTCAAGTATCtggagactacttatgagccgGTGAAAGTCTCTGACGTT GCGTATAGTGCGACAGTGGTGAATGTATTCGCAGTCGAATCAAAAGCAATTCCTTCTTTAGATGACATCAAGAAGCTACCAAACAAGGTCCTCTTATGGTGTG GGTCTAGGAGCTCAAATCTATTGCGACACATCTACAAAGGGTTCTTACCTGCTGTTTGCTCTCTTCCTGTCCCTGGTTACATG TTTGGGAGAGCGATAGTATGCTCAGATGCAGCTGCAGAAGCAGCAAGGTACGGTTTCACAGCTGTGGATAGACCAGAAGGGTTTCTTGTGTTGGCAGTGGCATCGCTTGGTGAAGAAGTTAAGGAGTTCACAAGCCCACCAGAGgacacgaagacattggaagaAAAGAAGGTTGGAGTGAAAGGGTTAGGAAGGAAGAAGACTGAAGAATCAGAGCATTTCATGTGGAGAGATGACATAAAAGTCCCTTGTGGAAAATTAGTTCCATCCGAACATAAGGACAGTCCTCTCGAGTACAACGAGTACGCAGTGTATGATCCGAAACAG ACGAGTATAAGATTCTTGGTGGAAGTGAAGTACGAGGAGAAGGGAACCGAGATAGTTGATGTGGAACCAGAGTAG
- the LOC106408172 gene encoding protein ADP-ribosyltransferase PARP3 isoform X2 encodes MFIFFALSSQDLLFYGALDKCPLCGGNLICDNEKRFVCGGEISEWCSCVFSTKSPPRKEEPIKLPDSVLNSAISDLIKKHQDPKTRPKRELSSDKPFAGMMISLMGRLTRTHQYWKNKIEKHGGKVSNSVKGVTCLVVSPAERERGGSSKLVEAMEQGLPVVSEAWLIDSIEKQEAQPLEAYDVVSDLSVEGKGIPWDKQDQSEEAIESLSAELKMFGKRGVYKDTKLEENGGKIFEKDGLLYNCAFSLCDLGKGRNEYCIMQLVTVPESNLNMYFKRGKVGDDPNAEERLEEWEDEEEAIKEFARLFEEITGNEFEPWEREKKIQKKPHKFFPIDMDDGIDVRSGALGLRQLGVASAHCKLDSFVANFLKVVCGQEIYKYALMELGLDPPDLPMGMLTDIHLKRCEEVLLEFVEKLKTTKESGQKAEAMWADFSSRWFSLMHSTRPMRLHDFNELADHAASAFETVRDINTASRLVGDMRGDTLDDPLSDRYNKLGCKISVVDKESEDYKMIVKYLETTYEPVKVSDVAYSATVVNVFAVESKAIPSLDDIKKLPNKVLLWCGSRSSNLLRHIYKGFLPAVCSLPVPGYMFGRAIVCSDAAAEAARYGFTAVDRPEGFLVLAVASLGEEVKEFTSPPEDTKTLEEKKVGVKGLGRKKTEESEHFMWRDDIKVPCGKLVPSEHKDSPLEYNEYAVYDPKQTSIRFLVEVKYEEKGTEIVDVEPE; translated from the exons ATG tttatattttttgctttgaGCAGCCAAGATTTGCTGTTCTATGGGGCTTTAGATAAATGTCCTTTATGCGGAGGTAATCTGATATGCGACAATGAGAAGAGATTCGTATGTGGAGGTGAGATTAGTGAATGGTGTAGCTGCGTGTTCAGCACGAAAAGTCCTCCCAGGAAAGAGGAGCCAATTAAACTTCCTGATTCCGTCTTGAACTCTGCTATATCTGAC CTAATCAAGAAACACCAAGATCCCAAAACTCGACCTAAAAGAGAGTTAAGCTCTGATAAACCATTCGCAGGAATGATGATTTCTCTCATGGGACGTCTCACCAGAACACAT CAATATTGGAAGAACAAGATAGAGAAACACGGTGGGAAAGTCTCCAACTCTGTTAAAGGGGTGACATGTCTGGTGGTTTCACCTGCTGAAAGAGAACGTGGTGGTTCTTCAAAACTGGTGGAAGCAAT GGAACAAGGTCTACCAGTTGTGAGTGAAGCTTGGCTGATCGATAGCATTGAAAAACAAGAAGCTCAGCCACTGGAAGCATATGACGTGGTCAGTGATCTCTCAGTGGAAGGGAAAGGAATCCCGTGGGACAAGCAAGATCAAAGCGAGGAAGCAATTGAATCCTTATCAGCCGAG CTAAAAATGTTTGGGAAGAGAGGTGTCTACAAGGACACAAAGCTCGAGGAGAATGGTGGAAAGATCTTTGAAAAGGACGGGCTCTTGTATAACTGTGCATTCTCACTATGCGACTTAGGGAAAGGGCGTAATGAGTATTGTATCATGCAGCTAGTCACGGTGCCTGAAAGCAACTTGAACATGTACTTCAAGAGAGGAAAAGTAGGAGATGATCCAAATGCAGAAGAGCGGCTCGAGGAGTgggaggatgaagaagaggcCATCAAAGAGTTCGCAAGGCTGTTCGAGGAGATAACAGGGAATGAGTTCGAGCCATGGGAACGTGAGAAGAAAATTCAGAAGAAGCCTCATAAGTTCTTCCCCATTGATATG GATGATGGAATCGATGTGAGAAGTGGAGCACTTGGACTAAGGCAGCTCGGTGTTGCTTCAGCTCATTGCAAGCTTGATTCGTTTGTTGCAAACTTTCTTAAAGTTGTCTGTGGTCAAGAGATCTACAA ATATGCATTGATGGAGCTTGGTTTAGATCCGCCTGATCTTCCTATGGGAATGCTAACTGATATCCACTTGAAACGAT GCGAGGAGGTGTTACTCGAGTTTGTTGAGAAGCTGAAGACAACAAAGGAGTCTGGTCAGAAAGCTGAAGCAATGTGGGCGGATTTTAGCTCACGTTGGTTCTCTTTGATGCACAGCACAAGACCAATGCGATTGCACGACTTCAATGAACTCGCAGATCAT GCTGCGTCTGCTTTCGAGACAGTGAGGGACATAAACACAGCCTCACGTTTGGTAGGGGACATGAGAGGAGACACACTTGACGACCCACTGTCTGATCGGTACAACAAACTTGGCTGCAAAATCTCTGTGGTTGACAAAGAGTCGGAAGATTATAAAATGATTGTCAAGTATCtggagactacttatgagccgGTGAAAGTCTCTGACGTT GCGTATAGTGCGACAGTGGTGAATGTATTCGCAGTCGAATCAAAAGCAATTCCTTCTTTAGATGACATCAAGAAGCTACCAAACAAGGTCCTCTTATGGTGTG GGTCTAGGAGCTCAAATCTATTGCGACACATCTACAAAGGGTTCTTACCTGCTGTTTGCTCTCTTCCTGTCCCTGGTTACATG TTTGGGAGAGCGATAGTATGCTCAGATGCAGCTGCAGAAGCAGCAAGGTACGGTTTCACAGCTGTGGATAGACCAGAAGGGTTTCTTGTGTTGGCAGTGGCATCGCTTGGTGAAGAAGTTAAGGAGTTCACAAGCCCACCAGAGgacacgaagacattggaagaAAAGAAGGTTGGAGTGAAAGGGTTAGGAAGGAAGAAGACTGAAGAATCAGAGCATTTCATGTGGAGAGATGACATAAAAGTCCCTTGTGGAAAATTAGTTCCATCCGAACATAAGGACAGTCCTCTCGAGTACAACGAGTACGCAGTGTATGATCCGAAACAG ACGAGTATAAGATTCTTGGTGGAAGTGAAGTACGAGGAGAAGGGAACCGAGATAGTTGATGTGGAACCAGAGTAG
- the LOC125592357 gene encoding uncharacterized protein LOC125592357 isoform X1: MMLSVIVAILVCLASYIYRSLKPPPPRVCGVPHGPLITSTRIKLSDGRYLAYRESGVDRANANHKIIVVHGFNNSKDMELPISKCELSLEKIHLHVRAYQTQIKAKTRVAFIRQKCLDLIEELGIYFLFFDRAGYGESDPHPTRTVKSEAYDIQELADKLNIGPKFYVIGLSVGAYSVYSCLKYIPHRLAGAVLVVPFVSYWWTKVPQDILSKAFKLLPEDVRWTFRVAHYVPWLLYWWLTQKWFSSSSIISGNSALLSDTDLVIIKKMLENPSPHTEKVRQQGDHECLHRDMIAGFATWEFDPTELENPFTEGVGSVHMWQGTEDRVVPREINEYISKKLPWIKYHEVQGYGHLLSEEEQKCEDIIKALLVE, from the exons ATGATGCTTTCAGTGATCGTTGCAATCCTTGTCTGCCTTGCAAGCTACATTTACCGATCATTGAAGCCTCCACCGCCGCGAGTCTGCGGCGTTCCTCACGGTCCTCTGATTACTTCGACGAGAATCAAGCTCAGTGATGGAAGATATCTTGCTTATAGAGAATCTGGCGTTGATAGAGCCAATGCTAATCACAAGATCATCGTTGTTCATGGATTTAACAACTCCAAAGACATGGAACTTCCCATCTCTAAG TGTGAACTTTCTTTGGAAAAAATTCATTTACATGTAAGGGCATACCAAACGCAAATAAAAGCTAAAACTCGGGTTGCCTTTATTCGACAAAAATGTTTG GATCTTATTGAGGAACTAGGgatatattttctgtttttcgATAGAGCAGGATATGGAGAAAGTGATCCACACCCTACACGTACGGTCAAAAGTGAAGCATATGACATTCAAGAACTCGCTGATAAACTCAACATCGGACCAAAGTTCTATGTTATAGGGTTATCAGTCGGTGCTTACTCGGTTTATAGCTGCCTCAAATATATTCCCCACAG ATTAGCTGGAGCAGTCTTAGTGGTTCCATTTGTCAGCTATTGGTGGACTAAAGTGCCTCAGGACATCTTGAGTAAAGCGTTCAAGCTATTGCCCGAAGATGTCCGGTGGACGTTTAGAGTGGCTCATTATGTTCCTTGGCTCTTGTATTGGTGGTTGACTCAAAAATGGTTTTCGTCTTCGAGTATAATCTCTGGAAACAGTGCGTTACTGAGCGATACAGATTTGGTCATCATAAAGAAGATGTTGGAGAATCCGAGTCCTCACACg GAAAAAGTCCGGCAACAGGGAGACCATGAATGTCTTCACCGAGACATGATTGCTGGATTCGCGACATGGGAGTTCGACCCAACTGAATTGGAAAACCCGTTTACTGAAGGTGTAGGTTCAGTACACATGTGGCAGGGTACTGAAGACAGAGTAGTTCCACGAGAAATTAATGAATATATATCAAAGAAGCTCCCATGGATTAAGTACCACGAAGTCCAAGGTTATGGTCATCTTCTAAGCGAGGAGGAGCAGAAATGTGAAGACATTATTAAGGCGCTTCTTGTGGAGTGA
- the LOC125592357 gene encoding uncharacterized protein LOC125592357 isoform X2, translated as MMLSVIVAILVCLASYIYRSLKPPPPRVCGVPHGPLITSTRIKLSDGRYLAYRESGVDRANANHKIIVVHGFNNSKDMELPISKDLIEELGIYFLFFDRAGYGESDPHPTRTVKSEAYDIQELADKLNIGPKFYVIGLSVGAYSVYSCLKYIPHRLAGAVLVVPFVSYWWTKVPQDILSKAFKLLPEDVRWTFRVAHYVPWLLYWWLTQKWFSSSSIISGNSALLSDTDLVIIKKMLENPSPHTEKVRQQGDHECLHRDMIAGFATWEFDPTELENPFTEGVGSVHMWQGTEDRVVPREINEYISKKLPWIKYHEVQGYGHLLSEEEQKCEDIIKALLVE; from the exons ATGATGCTTTCAGTGATCGTTGCAATCCTTGTCTGCCTTGCAAGCTACATTTACCGATCATTGAAGCCTCCACCGCCGCGAGTCTGCGGCGTTCCTCACGGTCCTCTGATTACTTCGACGAGAATCAAGCTCAGTGATGGAAGATATCTTGCTTATAGAGAATCTGGCGTTGATAGAGCCAATGCTAATCACAAGATCATCGTTGTTCATGGATTTAACAACTCCAAAGACATGGAACTTCCCATCTCTAAG GATCTTATTGAGGAACTAGGgatatattttctgtttttcgATAGAGCAGGATATGGAGAAAGTGATCCACACCCTACACGTACGGTCAAAAGTGAAGCATATGACATTCAAGAACTCGCTGATAAACTCAACATCGGACCAAAGTTCTATGTTATAGGGTTATCAGTCGGTGCTTACTCGGTTTATAGCTGCCTCAAATATATTCCCCACAG ATTAGCTGGAGCAGTCTTAGTGGTTCCATTTGTCAGCTATTGGTGGACTAAAGTGCCTCAGGACATCTTGAGTAAAGCGTTCAAGCTATTGCCCGAAGATGTCCGGTGGACGTTTAGAGTGGCTCATTATGTTCCTTGGCTCTTGTATTGGTGGTTGACTCAAAAATGGTTTTCGTCTTCGAGTATAATCTCTGGAAACAGTGCGTTACTGAGCGATACAGATTTGGTCATCATAAAGAAGATGTTGGAGAATCCGAGTCCTCACACg GAAAAAGTCCGGCAACAGGGAGACCATGAATGTCTTCACCGAGACATGATTGCTGGATTCGCGACATGGGAGTTCGACCCAACTGAATTGGAAAACCCGTTTACTGAAGGTGTAGGTTCAGTACACATGTGGCAGGGTACTGAAGACAGAGTAGTTCCACGAGAAATTAATGAATATATATCAAAGAAGCTCCCATGGATTAAGTACCACGAAGTCCAAGGTTATGGTCATCTTCTAAGCGAGGAGGAGCAGAAATGTGAAGACATTATTAAGGCGCTTCTTGTGGAGTGA